In Mercurialis annua linkage group LG6, ddMerAnnu1.2, whole genome shotgun sequence, the following are encoded in one genomic region:
- the LOC126688016 gene encoding CST complex subunit STN1, protein MDQKYQNTHVKLLAADLLSLKQIRNFFSSSDPISFSHTNKSFSRTEILGTVTSREHKPNRFLKFTIDDGTGCVTCILWLNQLTSPYFSRRSTPSVRLIAEMATHFASIVKIGLVARVRGRITSYRGVIQITVADVVIERDPNTEILHWLQCIKLARNCYDVTT, encoded by the coding sequence ATGGATCAAAAATACCAAAACACACACGTAAAACTACTCGCCGCCGATCTCCTCTCACTCAAACAAATCCGAAACTTCTTCTCCTCCTCAGATCCAATCTCTTTCTCCCACACAAACAAATCCTTCTCCCGCACCGAAATTCTCGGCACCGTAACCTCCCGCGAGCACAAACCCAACAGATTCCTCAAATTTACGATCGACGACGGAACCGGCTGCGTCACCTGCATTCTCTGGCTTAACCAGCTCACTTCACCTTACTTCTCTCGACGTAGCACACCATCTGTTCGATTGATTGCCGAAATGGCCACTCACTTTGCTTCAATTGTCAAAATCGGACTCGTAGCTAGGGTTCGCGGGAGGATCACGAGTTATAGAGGTGTAATTCAGATTACTGTGGCTGATGTCGTGATCGAAAGAGATCCTAATACCGAGATTCTTCACTGGTTGCAATGCATTAAGCTTGCTCGGAATTGCTATGATGTTACTACGTAG
- the LOC126685844 gene encoding uncharacterized protein LOC126685844 — translation MEIDSDVKNTSLTLIKQGAEARIFESTFAGRKSIIKERFSKKYRHPLLDSKLTLKRLNAEARCMTKARRLGVTTPVLYAVDPLLHTLTFEFIDGCAVKDILLEFGLHGIVEERLDDIATQIGDAIGKLHDGGLIHGDLTTSNILIRNGTNQLVLIDFGLSFTSTLPEDKAVDLYVLERALLSMHSSCGNVIDRILAAYRKSSKQWSSTMNKLAQVRQRGRKRTMVG, via the exons ATGGAGATTGATTCCGATGTCAAAAACACCTCCCTTACTCTCATAAAGCAAGGCGCTGAAGCT AGAATTTTCGAATCAACTTTCGCCGGAAGAAAATCAATCATTAAGGAACGCTTCTCTAAGAAGTATAGGCATCCATTGTTAGATTCCAAGCTCACTCTTAAGCGCCTAAATGCT gaAGCGAGGTGCATGACCAAGGCTAGACGGCTTGGGGTTACTACTCCGGTTTTGTATGCTGTTGATCCTTTATTGCATACTCTCACTTTTGAGTTTATTGATGGCTGTGCTGTCAAAGATATTCTTCTTGAATTTGGGTTACACGGTATTGTGGAGGAACGATTGGATGATATCGCAACGCAGATTGGTGATGCGATTGGGAAATTACATGACGGTGGACTTATTCATGGTGATTTGACCACTTCTAATATACTGATTCGTAATGGTACTAATCAATTG GTTCTCATTGATTTTGGTTTGAGCTTTACGTCGACCCTTCCTGAAGATAAGGCAGTGGATTTGTATGTGCTGGAACGAGCATTGCTCTCTATGCACTCTTCATGTGGGAATGTG ATTGATCGCATACTTGCCGCGTATAGAAAGTCCTCAAAGCAATGGTCATCCACAATGAACAAGCTTGCCCAAG TTCGTCAAAGGGGTCGAAAGCGCACCATGGTTGGATAA
- the LOC126653766 gene encoding probable hexosyltransferase MUCI70, which yields MSSSVFNNNNVSITVSDDDSDELGRKRVRVRRKRKKNQNYLIKNHELAHRALRFLLRYWMLLILFAAISLLLFEASRIGKRPRFDVKPEHNGKIGDLEVQPKTLDRLDPPRCLKLLPDEELLHLDFPMRDELNTAVKSVVYLSENDAQQQRGGNSSSTLPRLRTEGTRFNLFTGDQTFDQREKSFKVHDTTEVHCGFYSENGGFKILDEDKSFMKTCKAVVSTCAFGGGDDLYQPIGMSDTSLQKVCYVAFWDEITLAAQDLKGHRAGEDRFIGKWRIVIVRDLPFADQRLNGKIPKMLGHRLFPNAKYSIWVDSKSQFRRDPLGVLEALLWRPNSVLAISLHGARSNVYEEAIAVVKKHKAAPEEVELQLSQYRRDGLPADKRYNGKKALNEASVIVREHTPLSNLFMCLWFNEVVRFTSRDQLSFPYVLWRLKVLKDINMFPVCIRKDLVNSMGHIRKAKPLVS from the exons atgtCATCTTCAGTATTCAACAACAACAACGTTTCGATCACCGTCTCAGATGACGACTCGGACGAACTCGGTCGCAAGCGAGTCCGAGTCCGTCGAAAACgcaagaaaaatcaaaactacTTAATCAAAAATCACGAATTAGCTCATCGTGCTCTCAGATTTCTATTAAGGTACTGGATGCTTCTTATTCTCTTCGCCGCTATTAGTTTACTCTTATTTGAAGCCTCTAGAATAGGTAAACGACCACGTTTTGATGTAAAACCTGAGCATAACGGTAAAATTGGGGATCTAGAAGTTCAGCCGAAGACATTAGACCGACTTGATCCGCCGC GTTGCTTGAAGCTATTACCTGACGAAGAACTACTACATTTGGATTTTCCGATGCGCGATGAATTGAATACTGCTGTTAAAAGTGTGGTATACTTATCGGAGAATGACGCGCAGCAACAACGCGGAGGGAATAGTAGTAGTACCCTCCCTCGACTGCGCACTGAGGGTACAcggtttaatttatttactgGAGATCAAACCTTTGACCAGAGAGAGAAAAGTTTTAAG GTGCATGACACTACTGAAGTACATTGTGGTTTCTATAGTGAAAATGGGGGTTTCAAAATTTTGGATGAGGACAAGAGTTTTATGAAAACCTGCAAAGCTGTGGTGTCTACTTGTGCATTTGGTGGTGGAGATGATCTTTATCAACCTATTGGAATGTCAGATACATCACTTCAAAAG GTTTGCTATGTTGCATTTTGGGATGAGATCACTCTAGCTGCTCAGGATTTAAAGGGTCATAGAGCCGGTGAGGATCGTTTTATCGGAAAATGGAGAATTGTGATTGTGAGAGATCTTCCTTTTGCAGACCAAAGGTTAAATGGTAAAATTCCAAAG ATGCTGGGACATCGGCTGTTTCCCAATGCCAAGTACTCCATTTGGGTAGACTCAAAATCTCAATTTAGAAGGGATCCACTAGGTGTTTTAGAAGCCCTTCTGTGGCGTCCAAATTCTGTATTAGCAATTTCATTACACGGAGCTCGTAGCAATGTATATGAGGAAGCTATAGCTGTTGTGAAGAAACACAAAGCTGCCCCAGAAGAAGTTGAGCTGCAGCTGTCTCAATATCGACGGGACGGCTTGCCTGCCGATAAGAGATACAATGGAAAGAAGG CTTTAAATGAAGCTTCAGTCATTGTGAGGGAGCATACGCCACTAAGTAATTTGTTCATGTGTCTCTGGTTTAATGAAGTGGTACGCTTCACTTCTCGAGATCAATTGAGTTTTCCCTACGTGCTTTGGCGACTTAAAGTTCTCAAGGATATTAATATGTTCCCTGTTTGCATCCGAAAAGATCTTGTTAATAGCATGGGACACATACGCAAGGCTAAGCCGTTGGTAAGTTGA
- the LOC126688036 gene encoding uncharacterized protein LOC126688036 — protein MKRSMTWKDPEESSSSDESSSSSSSHSDTGAADNKKNGKKPQGKFAKRKSGAVDFDELRKHGYKGGLSILKVPQPKDDTVQDWSWSSGKEHRETKEVEESYQDRQKTRAALMEGELLANVQTAKEKKSLSFSQREKRKRDFGQASRGKNFVEEEKRFSRENGISSSFDT, from the exons atgAAGAGGTCGATGACATGGAAAGATCCGGAAGAATCTTCGTCGTCTGATGAGTCTTCGTCATCATCGTCCTCACATTCAGACACCGGTGCTGCCGATAACAAGAAAAATGGAAAGAAACCGCAAG gCAAGTTTGCAAAGCGTAAGAGTGGTGCTGTGGACTTTGATGAATTGAGGAAACATGGCTATAAAGGCGGACTATCAATCCTCAAAGTTCCTCAACCTAAAGATGACACAGTGCAAGACTGGTCTTGGTCTAGCGGCAAAGAACATCGGGAGACCAAGGAAGTCGAAGAATCTTACCAAGACCGACAGAAAACTCGAGCTGCATTAATGGAAGGCGAGCTACTTGCGAATGTGCAAACTGCTAAAGAGAAGAAGAGCTTATCTTTCTCTCAGCGGGAGAAGCGGAAGCGCGATTTTGGTCAGGCTAGTCGAGGCAAGAACTTCGTTGAGGAGGAGAAGCGGTTTTCGAGAGAAAACGGTATTTCCTCTAGCTTTGATACTTGA
- the LOC126688035 gene encoding homocysteine S-methyltransferase 2, protein MRYTFSGASNTSSLMTDFLRQSGGIAIIDGGLATELERHGADLNDPLWSAKCLLTSSHLIRSVHLDYLEAGADIIITASYQATIQGFEAKGFSRGESEALLTKSVEIACEARDIYYDRCQAISGDGSKILNQRPILVAASVGSYGAYLADGSEYSGDYGDAVTLETLKDFHRRRVQVLAEAGPDIIAFETVPNKVEAQAFADLLEEEAIKIPAWFSFNSKDGVNVVSGDSLIECTSVAESSSKVLAVGINCTPPRFIHGLILSMKKVTSKPILIYPNSGESYDADRKEWVQNTGVSDEDFVSYVNKWCEVGASLIGGCCRTTPNTIRAICRTLADNRSHTML, encoded by the exons ATGAGGTATACTTTTTCCGGCGCTAGCAATACGTCGTCGTTGATGACAGATTTCCTACGCCAATCCGGCGGCATCGCCATCATCGACGGCGGTCTCGCGACGGAGCTGGAACGACACGGCGCTGACCTCAATGATCCACTGTGGAGTGCCAAGTGTCTCCTCACTTCTTCCCACCTCATCCGTTCG GTGCACCTTGACTATCTTGAAGCTGGTGCTGATATTATTATCACGGCTTCTTACCAG GCCACCATTCAGGGATTTGAAGCAAAAGGCTTCTCTAGAGGAGAAAGTGAAGCCTTGCTTACAAAAAGTGTGGAAATTGCTTGTGAGGCACGAGATATTTATTATGACAGATGCCAAGCAATATCTGGTGATGGTAGCAAGATTCTAAATCAGCGACCCATTTTGGTTGCAGCTTCTGTTGGCAGCTATGGAGCATATTTGGCTGATGGATCTGAGTACAG TGGGGATTATGGTGACGCTGTTACACTGGAAACATTGAAAGATTTTCATCGGAGAAGAGTTCAGGTATTGGCAGAAGCAGGTCCTGATATCATAGCATTTGAAACAGTTCCAAATAAAGTAGAAGCTCAG GCATTTGCTGATCTCTTAGAGGAAGAAGCCATAAAGATTCCAGCATGGTTCTCCTTTAACTCTAAGGACGGTGTCAATGTGGTTAGTGGCGATTCTTTGATTGAATGCACCTCAGTCGCTGAATCAAGCAGCAAAGTCCTTGCTGTGGGAATCAACTGCACGCCTCCTCGGTTTATTCATGGGCTGATATTATCTATGAAAAAG GTGACATCCAAACCAATACTCATATATCCGAACAGTGGAGAGAGTTATGATGCTGACAGAAAGGAATGGGTG CAAAATACTGGGGTTTCTGATGAAGATTTTGTGTCGTACGTAAACAAATGGTGTGAGGTTGGAGCTTCACTAATTGGAGGTTGCTGCAGAACAACTCCGAATACTATCAGAGCTATTTGTAGAACTCTGGCCGACAACAGATCTCATACCATGCTATAG
- the LOC126688034 gene encoding serine/threonine-protein kinase STY13-like, producing MEPSKVEGGLVNGEKNLISKLKDVGSNSDRELYVRADKIDFKSWDIQLEKHLSRVWSRDRVEETRREEWEIDLSKLDMRHVLAQGTYGIVYRGNYDGQDVAVKVLNWGEDGIATAAEIAAIRASFRQEVAVWHKLDHPNVTKFVGASMGTSNLKIPPQNPTNGNYESHPSKACCVVLEYLPGGTLKKFLIRNSRKKLAFKIVIQLALDLARGLSYLHSKKIVHRDVKSENMLLDSHRTLKIADFGVARVEAQNPRDMTGETGTLGYMAPEVLNGNPYNRKCDVYSFGICLWEIYCCDMPYPDLSFAEVSSQVVRQNLRPEMPRCCPNSVASIMRKCWDGNPDKRPEMDEVVRLLEAIDTSKGGGMIPEGQSTGCLCFTPARGP from the exons atggaACCAAGCAAAGTTGAAGGGGGTTTAGTAAACGGTGAAAAGAATTTGATTTCGAAATTGAAAGATGTGGGTAGTAATAGCGATAGAGAGCTGTATGTTAGAGCTGATAAGATTGATTTTAAGAGCTGGGATATTCAGCTTGAGAAGCACTTGAGTCGGGTTTGGTCTAGGGATAGGGTAGAGGAGACGAGAAGGGAAGAGTGGGAGATTGATTTGAGTAAATTGGATATGAGGCATGTTTTAGCTCAGGGGACTTATGGTATTGTGTACAGAGGCAATTATGATGGCCAGGATGTTGCTG TGAAGGTATTGAATTGGGGGGAGGATGGCATTGCCACTGCTGCTGAAATTGCTGCTATTCGGGCATCATTTCGGCAAGAAGTTGCTGTTTGGCATAAGCTTGAccatccaaatgttacgaag TTTGTTGGAGCCTCGATGGGAACTTCCAATCTTAAAATTCCTCCCCAAAACCCTACAAATGGAAATTATGAATCTCATCCTTCAAAGGCGTGCTGTGTTGTTCTTGAGTACCTTCCAGGTGGGACGCTAAAGAAATTTTTAATCAGAAATAGTAGAAAGAAACTTGCCTTTAAGATTGTCATTCAACTTGCTTTGGATCTTGCCAGGGG TTTGAGCTACCTTCATTCTAAAAAGATTGTGCATCGGGATGTTAAGTCAGAAAATATGCTGTTAGATTCTCATAGAACTTTGAAAATAGCTGATTTTGGCGTTGCTCGAGTTGAAGCTCAGAACCCTAGGGATATGACAGGGGAAACTGGTACTCTTGGATACATGGCCCCAGAG GTCCTCAATGGTAACCCTTACAATAGGAAATGCGACGTATACAGCTTCGGTATATGCTTGTGGGAAATTTATTGCTGTGACATGCCTTATCCTGATCTCAGTTTTGCTGAAGTTTCATCTCAAGTTGTTCGACAG AACCTACGGCCTGAAATGCCCAGATGTTGTCCGAATTCAGTGGCAAGCATAATGAGAAAATGCTGGGATGGTAATCCGGACAAACGCCCCGAGATGGATGAGGTTGTGAGATTGCTCGAAGCAATAGATACAAGCAAAGGAGGAGGTATGATCCCTGAAGGCCAATCTACCGGCTGTCTCTGTTTCACTCCAGCTCGTGGTCCGTGA